Proteins encoded together in one Lathyrus oleraceus cultivar Zhongwan6 chromosome 5, CAAS_Psat_ZW6_1.0, whole genome shotgun sequence window:
- the LOC127085793 gene encoding putative disease resistance RPP13-like protein 1 → MANIVEEKLISASVKVLLQKLFSPEFICYYQSSKLDDLLLINLKTTLFNLQSVLVHHHHHDEEKQINHPIFKEWFDIVRYVIFQLHTLLDQINDSETLTPSTKVRDFFPSSFKQFRELINYEMQRLIERLQYLILRQQQAGLGFSNYTNAFHGTPTSSILEDESSVIYGRESDMNKLKDLLLFSDSDGDSKIRMISIVGMGGIGKTTLAKHLYNDPQVMDKFEFKVWICISKDFDVYRVFKTILESITLQSISSDNLNSQTVEFDNTRGSYTSRMTTYYPNLLFVSLKKILTTSSFLLVLDDVWDTKSVDWISFMDIFNAVETNSRIIITTRDERVARSMQTLLFVHYLRPLGSEDCWFLFSRYAFGARDNPQQSYLEKIGWEIVKKCDGLPLVAIELGTLLHSKLSSDDWNFVLESNIWGSSNQEVRVALESSYHSLSTPLKRCFAYCSIFPKKSILEKKLVVQLWIAEDLVELYPGQESLEEVGEEYFDVLVSRSLIQRRSISDAEANFEMHNVIHDLTTMVSSPYCKRLDEHNLHESVHYLSYNRGLYDSFNKFDELSGLKRLRTFLALPLQEQMPCHLLSNKVVHELLPTMKQLRVLSLSNYKSITEVPNSIGSLLYLRYLNFSHTKIERLPSETCKLYNLQFLLLAGCEKLTELPEDIGKLVNLRHLDVSGTALREMPVQIAKLENLQFLSDFVVSKHNDGLKVAELGKFPHLHGKLSISQLQNINDPFEVDQANIKMKEQIDELALEWDYGSTFPDSQIKSVVLEHLQPSTNLKSLTIKGYGGINFPNWLGDFLFSNMVYLKISNCDECLWLPPLGQLVNLKKLIIEGMQSIQTIGTEFYGSDNSLIQPFPSLEILHFVDMHELEEWNLTSGTTTKFPSLKTLSLSKCPKLIVGNIPEKFPSLIELELRECALQVQSKPSSNNVLRQLMFPLNSLRQLTVDGLSSLMSFPTDGLPKTLKSLIINNCESLEFFPREYLSSYTSLEKLKISYSCNSMISFTLGALPVLKSLFIEGCKNLKSILIAEDASQKSLSFLRSIKIWDCNVLESFPLGGLATPNLVYFALWKCEKLPSLPEAMQTLVCLQEMEIDNLPNLGSFLIFNLPSSLQELTVGSVGGIMSPLNHLSRLSVLRINSNDTENLLMGLFLPASLVKLCICGLIDTSIDGMSLQHLTSLQNLEIINAPKLKSLPKKGFPSSVSVLSVTRCPLLEASLRRKRGNEWRKIAHIPAIIINDELIT, encoded by the coding sequence ATGGCGAATATTGTTGAAGAAAAACTCATCTCAGCTTCTGTGAAAGTGTTGTTACAAAAGCTCTTTTCTCCAGAATTCATCTGCTACTACCAGAGTTCCAAGCTTGACGATTTACTCTTGATAAACCTGAAGACAACACTGTTCAATCTTCAATCTGTActtgttcatcatcatcatcatgatgAGGAGAAACAGATCAACCATCCTATTTTCAAGGAATGGTTCGACATCGTCAGATACGTTATCTTTCAACTTCACACTTTGCTTGACCAAATCAACGACTCTGAAACCCTAACTCCTTCTACTAAGGTGCGTGACTTTTTCCCTTCCAGTTTCAAACAGTTTCGCGAGCTCATCAACTATGAAATGCAAAGATTAATTGAAAGGTTACAATACTTGATTTTGAGACAACAACAAGCTGGATTGGGGTTTTCTAATTACACTAATGCTTTCCATGGAACTCCTACAAGTTCTATTTTGGAGGATGAATCTTCTGTTATTTATGGACGAGAAAGTGATATGAACAAGCTCAAAGATCTTTTGTTGTTTAGTGATAGTGATGGTGATAGTAAAATAAGAATGATTTCCATTGTAGGTATGGGAGGGATTGGGAAAACAACTCTTGCTAAACACCTTTACAATGATCCACAAGTTATGGACAAATTTGAGTTCAAAGTGTGGATATGTATCTCCAAAGATTTTGATGTTTATAGAGTTTTTAAAACCATTCTTGAGTCTATCACTTTGCAATCAATCAGTAGTGATAACTTGAATTCTCAAACGGTTGAATTTGACAATACAAGAGGAAGTTACACTAGTCGGATGACTACCTATTACCCGAATCTTCTATTTGTATCATTGAAGAAAATTTTAACTACTTCAAGCTTTTTGCTAGTATTGGATGATGTGTGGGATACAAAATCGGTTGATTGGATATCTTTCATGGACATCTTTAATGCTGTGGAAACAAATAGTAGGATCATCATCACAACACGGGATGAAAGAGTTGCAAGATCCATGCAAACCCTTCTTTTTGTTCATTACTTAAGACCTCTTGGAAGTGAAGATTGTTGGTTTTTATTTTCTAGATATGCATTTGGAGCACGTGACAACCCACAACAATCCTATCTAGAGAAAATTGGCTGGGAGATTGTGAAAAAGTGTGATGGATTACCACTAGTTGCAATAGAACTTGGGACTCTTCTTCACTCCAAATTGTCCTCAGATGATTGGAATTTTGTGCTAGAAAGTAACATTTGGGGCTCGTCAAATCAGGAGGTGCGTGTTGCTCTAGAGTCGAGCTACCATTCTCTTTCAACTCCTTTAAAACGATGCTTTGCATATTGCTCTATTTTTCCGAAGAAATCCATCTTAGAAAAAAAATTGGTAGTTCAGTTGTGGATTGCAGAAGACTTGGTAGAGTTGTACCCAGGTCAAGAAAGTTTGGAAGAAGTTGGAGAAGAGTACTTCGATGTACTAGTGTCAAGGTCGTTGATACAACGACGATCTATCAGTGATGCGGAAGCAAACTTTGAAATGCATAACGTCATCCATGATTTAACTACAATGGTTTCATCTCCATATTGTAAGAGGTTGGACGAACATAACCTACATGAAAGTGTACACTATTTGTCATACAATAGAGGGCTATATGACTCATTTAATAAATTTGATGAATTGTCTGGATTAAAACGGCTACGCACCTTTCTAGCATTACCATTACAAGAACAAATGCCTTGTCATTTGCTATCGAATAAGGTAGTACATGAGTTGTTGCCAACAATGAAACAATTACGGGTGTTGTCCTTGTCAAACTACAAAAGTATCACTGAAGTTCCCAATTCTATTGGAAGTTTGTTATACTTGCGGTACTTAAATTTTTCTCACACTAAGATTGAAAGGCTACCTTCTGAAACATGCAAGCTTTACAATTTGCAGTTCTTGTTGTTGGCTGGCTGTGAAAAGCTCACTGAATTGCCGGAAGACATAGGAAAATTGGTTAATCTGCGCCACCTTGACGTTAGTGGCACCGCATTGAGGGAGATGCCTGTACAGATAGCTAAACTAGAAAATCTCCAATTTTTGTCAGACTTTGTTGTCAGCAAACATAATGATGGGCTGAAGGTTGCAGAGTTGGGAAAATTTCCCCACCTACATGGAAAACTTTCCATCTCACAGCTACAAAATATTAATGACCCCTTTGAAGTAGATCAAGCGAATATAAAGATGAAAGAACAAATAGATGAATTAGCTTTGGAATGGGATTATGGTAGTACTTTTCCAGATTCACAAATTAAAAGTGTTGTGCTTGAACATTTGCAACCCTCAACCAATTTGAAAAGTCTCACTATCAAAGGTTATGGTGGAATCAACTTTCCAAATTGGTTGGGTGATTTTTTGTTTAGCAACATGGTGTATTTGAAGATCTCAAATTGTGATGAATGTTTATGGCTTCCACCCCTTGGACAGTTGGTTAATCTGAAAAAACTCATTATCGAAGGGATGCAATCAATACAAACAATTGGTACTGAGTTCTATGGAAGTGATAACTCTTTAATTCAACCATTTCCCTCCCTGGAGATTCTACATTTTGTGGATATGCATGAGTTGGAAGAATGGAACTTGACTAGTGGTACGACTACAAAGTTTCCTAGTCTAAAAACTCTGTCACTAAGTAAGTGTCCGAAATTGATAGTAGGAAATATACCTGAAAAATTTCCTTCCTTAATTGAGCTTGAGTTAAGAGAATGTGCTCTACAAGTGCAGTCAAAGCCATCATCAAATAATGTATTAAGGCAGTTGATGTTCCCTCTAAATTCTCTTAGACAGTTGACTGTAGATGGCTTGTCGTCTTTGATGTCTTTCCCAACAGACGGTCTACCAAAGACATTGAAGTCGCTCATAATCAATAATTGTGAGAGTTTAGAGTTTTTTCCTCGTGAATACTTGTCCAGTTACACATCGCTTGAGAAATTAAAAATATCTTATAGTTGTAATTCAATGATATCATTTACCTTAGGTGCTCTCCCTGTCCTTAAGAGTCTATTTATCGAGGGTTGTAAAAATCTGAAATCAATATTAATCGCTGAAGATGCATCGCAAAAGAGTCTTTCATTTCTTAGAAGCATCAAAATATGGGACTGTAATGTACTGGAGTCATTTCCCTTAGGTGGATTGGCCACTCCAAACCTCGTTTATTTTGCATTGTGGAAGTGTGAGAAGCTTCCTTCACTACCAGAAGCAATGCAGACTCTAGTTTGCCTTCAAGAAATGGAAATTGATAATCTACCAAATCTTGGATCTTTTCTCATATTCAATTTACCTAGCAGTTTACAAGAACTGACTGTTGGTTCTGTTGGAGGGATTATGTCACCTTTGAATCATCTCAGCCGTCTTTCAGTGTTGCGGATTAACAGCAATGATACAGAAAATTTGCTAATGGGGCTATTTCTACCTGCATCACTTGTGAAGTTATGCATTTGTGGTCTAATTGATACAAGCATCGATGGAATGTCGCTTCAACATCTCACTTCTCTCCAAAACCTTGAGATTATTAATGCTCCCAAACTCAAGTCATTGCCAAAAAAAGGATTTCCTTCCTCTGTTTCAGTACTAAGCGTGACTCGCTGTCCATTATTGGAAGCAAGTTTGCGGAGGAAGAGAGGGAACGAATGGCGTAAGATTGCTCACATTCCTGCCATAATTATAAATGACGAATTGATCACATAA